The genomic interval CCATCTGGTGTCGGGCCACATCGACGGTATGGCCCGGCTGGAGCGGCGCGACATCAATGCCAACGCCTGGATCCTGGACTTCAGCGCCCCCCAGGCGCTGACCCGCTATATGATTCAAAAAGGATCCGTGGCCGTGGACGGTATCAGCCTGACGATCAATCAATGCGATACGGCCGGTTTCCAGGTGAGCATCATTCCGCATACCGCCGCCGTCACCACCATCGGCCGCAAGGGTGTGGGATACCTTTTCAATATTGAGACCGATATCATCGGAAAATACGTGGAGCGATTCGTGTTACGCCTCCAGGAGGGAACCGGAACCCCGACCGCCGGCCCTGGTGTCAGTATGGACCTTTTGGCCAAATCCGGGTTTCTGGATCGGTAGCAGCGCCCGCTGGAAAAGCCATCGTGCATTGGCACGAAATCGAAACAGGAGAGTTTAGAACCATGTCACGCATCACAGTCGAACAGGCAATCGAAGAGATTGCCGCCGGGAAGATGGTCATCCTCGTGGATGACGAAGATCGGGAGAACGAAGGCGATCTTACCATGGCCGCCGAGAAGGTCACCCCCGAGGCGATTAATTTCATGGCCAAATACGGCCGCGGGCTGATCTGCCTGTCGCTCACCAGTGAAAAGTGCGACAAGTTGGACTTGCCCATGATGGTCAAGAACAACACCTCTCCCTTCGAGACCGGATTCACCGTCTCCATAGAGGCCAAGCGCGGTGTGACCACCGGGATCTCCGCCGCGGACCGGGCCACCACCATCTTGACGGCGGTGGCCGATAACGCGACCTCCCGGGATCTGGTTCGGCCCGGCCACATCTTTCCCTTGCGGGCCAGGGACGGCGGCGTGATGGTGCGCGTCGGCCAGACCGAAGGATCGGTGGACCTGGCGCGGCTGGCCGGATTGAAACCGGCCGGCGTGATTTGCGAAATCATGGACGAAGACGGCACCATGGCGCGCATGCCGACCTTGGAAAAGTTCAGTGAAAAACATGACATCGGCATCGTGACCATCGCGGACCTGGTGGAATACCGCATGCGCAACGAGTTTTTCGTGCATCGCGCGGCCGAAACCGCCATTCCCACGGTTTTCGGCGGAGATTTCCGCATCGTCGCTTTTGAAAACGACGTGGACCATCTGACCCACATCGCCCTGATCAAAGGCGAGATCAGCCCGGACAAGCCCGTGCTGGTGCGCGTCCATTCCGAGTGTATGACCGGGGATATCTTCGGTTCTCTGCGCTGCGACTGCGGTGATCAACTGCACAGGGCCATGGGCATGATCGAAAAAGAGGGCACCGGGGTGATTATCTACCTGCGCCAGGAGGGACGGGGCATCGGACTGGTCAACAAGCTCAAAGCTTACGAGCTGCAACAGAAGCTGGGCCTCGACACCGTGGAGGCCAATCTCAAGCTGGGATTCAAGGATGACCTGCGCGATTATGGCATCGGCGCCCAGATGTTGCGCAACCTGGGCGTCCGCAAAATGCGTCTGTTGACCAACAATCCCAAGAAAATGGTCGGGTTGGACGGCTACGGCCTGAGCATAGAGGAGCTGGTTCCCATCGAGGTGGCGCCCAACGAACACAATCGCTGCTACCTGGAGTGCAAGAAGCTGAAGATGGGGCACCTGTTGCATTTGATCGAGCAGTAATCCTGTTTTTGCGGAGAGCCATCGGACATGGCGGGCGGTCGCCACGCGCGGCCGCCTGGTTTTACTGACAACATTTTGAGCAGTCACTCAATCGGAGGTTTAACGATGCCCAATATCATCGAAGCCAATCTTGTGGCCGAAGGGAAAAAGTTCGCCATCGTGGTGAGCCGGTTCAACGATTTTATCACCGACAAGCTGGTCGGTGGTGCTGTTGACGCCCTGACCCGCAGTGGCACCAAAGCGGAAGACATCGATATCGTCAAGGTGCCCGGCGCCTTTGAGATACCCCTGCTGGCCAAGAAGCTGGCGGCCCGCAAGCAGCATGATGCCGTCATCTGCCTGGGTGCCGTCATTCGCGGGGCCACTCCCCATTTCGACTATGTAAGCGCAGAGGTGTCTAAGGGCGTTGCCGCTGCCAGCATGGAGACAGGCATGCCGATCATCTTTGGTGTGGTGACCACCGACACGCTCGAACAGGCCATTGAGCGCGCCGGCAGCAAGGCCGGTAACAAGGGCTGGGATGCGGCTCTGGCAGCCGTCGAGATGGCCAACCTGATGGGGGCGGTGGAAAAGATCTGATATGGGGACCCGTCGACAAGCCAGAGAATTAGCCATGCAGGCGCTGTTCAGCATGGACATGAGTTGTGCGTTCAGTGCGGAGATGCTGACCGATTACTGCCGCTGTTTTCCACCAGGCAAGCGTTTTCAAAGCTTTTTCGAACTCCTGGTCAACGGCGTGCTGCAATACAAGGCCGATATCGACGCCGTGATCGAGACCTATTCCAGTAATTGGAAGATGCGGCGCATGGCCTGTGTGGATCGTAATATTTTGCGCATGGCCGTGTTCGAGTTGATCTACTGCGCCGATATTCCAGCCAAAGTGACCATCAACGAAGCGATCGATATCGGGAAAAAATTCGGTTCTCCGGAATCCGGCTCGTTCATCAACGGTATCCTGGACAGCATCCGCATTGCCATCGAAAAGGGGCAGCTGGCCACGGTCGAGACGCCCCCGGCCGGCGACGGGACCGCATCCCAGGCGATCAACGACCTTTAATGGTCCAGGCGACGCAACGGTTCCCCACCGAGAAAGGAAATATCATCATGATCATTCGCGCCATGCCGGTCGGGCCGCTTCAGGCCAACTGCTATATCCTCGGCTGCGAGGAGACGCGCCATGCGGCCGTCATCGACCCGGGCGGTGATGTGGATCAGATCCTTCTGGCATTGGCCAGAGACCGGTTGACCCTCAAGGCGATCATCAACACCCACGGACACTTCGATCACGTCAGCGCCAACAAGGCCCTCAAAAAGGCCACCGGTGCGGAGCTGATGATCCATCCCCAGGATGCGCCCATGCTCGCTCAACTCTCCGGTGCGGCGGCCATGTGGGGCATGCGGTCCGAGGATTCGCCCGAACCGGACCGGCTGCTCGAAGACGGCGATACGGTGACCGTCGGCCACATTGTTTTCAAGGTGCTCCACACCCCCGGCCACACCCCCGGGGGCATCTCGCTCTATACCGACAACGCCGTTTTCGTCGGTGACACGCTTTTCGCCGGATCCATCGGCCGCACCGATTTTCCGGGCGGCGATTTCGACACCCTGATCCGCAGCATTCATACCAAACTGTTCACCCTGCCCGAGGACGTGGCGGTCTACGCCGGCCACATGGAGGCGACCACCATCGGCAGGGAAAAACGATACAATCCTTTTTGCGGGATCCGATAGCGGCGCGGCCGATTCGGTCGGGACGGCACCCATGATACGACGCAAGAGCCGACAGATTCACGTGGGAAAAGTGCCGGTGGGCGGCGATGCGCCCATCACCGTGCAATCCATGACCAACACGCCCACCCAGGATGCCGCCGCCACGGTCGCACAGATCCGGAGGCTCGAGTCCGCCGGATGCGAGATCGTGCGTGTGGCCGTGCCGGACCAGCAGGCCGCCGAGGCCATTGCCGACATCAAAGCCCGGATCCATATTCCACTGATCGCCGATATCCACTTCGATTACCGCCTGGCCTTGGAAGCCGCCCGGCGGGGCGCCGACGGGTTGCGCATCAATCCGGGCAACATCGGCGGGCAGCGCAAGGTACAGGCCGTGGTGGATTGCGCCCGTGACCTGGGGCTGCCGATCCGCATCGGGGTGAATGCCGGCTCGCTTGAAAAGGATCTGCTTAAAACCTATAATGGCGCCACGGCTCAGGCCATGGTGGAGAGTGCCATGCGCCACGTGGCCCTGCTGGAGCGCACCGGCTTCGACCAGATCAAAATTTCCATCAAGGCGTCGGACGTGCCCCGCACCCTGGAGGCCTACCGTCTGCTGGCCCAACGTACCGAATACCCCTTGCATGTGGGGGTCACCGAAGCGGGATCGCTCTATTCCGGGGTGGTCAAATCGGCCCTGGGCATCGGCATGCTGCTGGCCGAGGGGATCGGCGACACCCTGCGGGTATCGCTTACCCGGGACCCGGTGGAAGAGGTCCGGGTCGGTTTTGAAATCCTGAAAGCCCTGGGCATCCGTCAGCGCGGACCCGAAATCATCTCCTGCCCCACCTGCGGCCGCTGCGGCATCGACCTGATGTCGTTGGTCGAGCAGGTCGATCAGGCGCTGCTGACGCGCACTGTGCCCATCAAGATCGCGATCATGGGGTGTGTCGTCAACGGGCCGGGCGAAGCCAAGGAGGCCGACATCGGCGTGGCCGGCGGCAAGGGCCAGGGCATCCTGTTCCAGAAGGGCAAGGTGGTCCGAAAGGTGCCCCAGGAGCGACTGGTCGAGGTCCTGTTGGATGAGGTGGATAAATGGGAAGCTGAGCACTTGAAGAAAGGAACTGCCATCGTATGACCCAAAAACCAAAAAGCGCCATCAGCCCGACCCGCGCCGAAGACTATCCGGAATGGTATCAACAGGTGGTGCGCGCATCCGATATGGCCGAGCGCTCTCCGGTGCGCGGCTGCATGGTGATCAAGCCCTGGGGCTACGCGCTGTGGGAAAACATCCAGCGCGAGCTGGACGACATGTTCAAGGCCACCGGGGTTCAGAACGCCTATTTCCCTCTTTTTATTCCGCTGAGTTTTTTGGAAAAAGAGGCCGAGCACGTAGAGGGTTTCGCCAAGGAGTGCGCCGTGGTTACCCACCACCGCCTTGAAAAGGGCCCCCAGGGCGGTCTGGTGCCGGGCGGTGAGCTGACCGAACCCCTCGTGGTTCGTCCCACTTCGGAAACCATCATCGGAGACGCCTTCTCCAAGTGGATCAGCAGTTATCGGGATCTGCCGCTGCTCATCAATCAATGGGCCAACGTGGTGCGCTGGGAGATGCGGACCCGCATCTTTTTACGCACCAGCGAGTTTCTATGGCAGGAAGGGCATACGGCTCACGCCACGGCCGAAGAGGCCCGGGAACGCACCGCCATGATGCTGGACGTCTATGCCCGCATGGCGGAAAAGTTCCTGGCCATGCCGGTGATCAAGGGCAGCAAATCGGCGGCCGAACGGTTTCCCGGCGCCGTGGACACGCAGTGTATCGAGGCCATGATGCAAGACCGCAAGGCGCTGCAGGCCGGTACCTCCCATTTCCTGGGTCAGAATTTCGCCATGGCCTCCAATATCCGCTTCCAGAGCGCCGACGAGCAGGAGGTGTTTGCCTGGACCACTTCGTGGGGCGCCTCCACGCGCCTGATCGGCGGATTGATCATGACCCACAGCGACGACGACGGACTCATCCTGCCGCCCAGGGTCGCCCCCGCCCAGGTCGTGCTCCTGCCCATCGTTCACAAGGAGGATGACCGGCCGATGGTGGACGCGTACACCGACCAGCTGGCCGCTCAACTGCGAACCGTCCAGTACAACGGCCGCCCGTTGCGCGTGGAGGTCGACCGGCG from Desulfatitalea tepidiphila carries:
- a CDS encoding riboflavin synthase; translation: MFTGIIEGMGTLAAMRASGTGRVLTVEADFDLQGTRIGDSIAVNGACLTAVTLSGRRFTCDVSPETLSKTTFGALKIGERVNLERALRLSDRLDGHLVSGHIDGMARLERRDINANAWILDFSAPQALTRYMIQKGSVAVDGISLTINQCDTAGFQVSIIPHTAAVTTIGRKGVGYLFNIETDIIGKYVERFVLRLQEGTGTPTAGPGVSMDLLAKSGFLDR
- a CDS encoding bifunctional 3,4-dihydroxy-2-butanone-4-phosphate synthase/GTP cyclohydrolase II encodes the protein MSRITVEQAIEEIAAGKMVILVDDEDRENEGDLTMAAEKVTPEAINFMAKYGRGLICLSLTSEKCDKLDLPMMVKNNTSPFETGFTVSIEAKRGVTTGISAADRATTILTAVADNATSRDLVRPGHIFPLRARDGGVMVRVGQTEGSVDLARLAGLKPAGVICEIMDEDGTMARMPTLEKFSEKHDIGIVTIADLVEYRMRNEFFVHRAAETAIPTVFGGDFRIVAFENDVDHLTHIALIKGEISPDKPVLVRVHSECMTGDIFGSLRCDCGDQLHRAMGMIEKEGTGVIIYLRQEGRGIGLVNKLKAYELQQKLGLDTVEANLKLGFKDDLRDYGIGAQMLRNLGVRKMRLLTNNPKKMVGLDGYGLSIEELVPIEVAPNEHNRCYLECKKLKMGHLLHLIEQ
- the ribH gene encoding 6,7-dimethyl-8-ribityllumazine synthase, whose translation is MPNIIEANLVAEGKKFAIVVSRFNDFITDKLVGGAVDALTRSGTKAEDIDIVKVPGAFEIPLLAKKLAARKQHDAVICLGAVIRGATPHFDYVSAEVSKGVAAASMETGMPIIFGVVTTDTLEQAIERAGSKAGNKGWDAALAAVEMANLMGAVEKI
- the nusB gene encoding transcription antitermination factor NusB encodes the protein MGTRRQARELAMQALFSMDMSCAFSAEMLTDYCRCFPPGKRFQSFFELLVNGVLQYKADIDAVIETYSSNWKMRRMACVDRNILRMAVFELIYCADIPAKVTINEAIDIGKKFGSPESGSFINGILDSIRIAIEKGQLATVETPPAGDGTASQAINDL
- a CDS encoding MBL fold metallo-hydrolase → MIIRAMPVGPLQANCYILGCEETRHAAVIDPGGDVDQILLALARDRLTLKAIINTHGHFDHVSANKALKKATGAELMIHPQDAPMLAQLSGAAAMWGMRSEDSPEPDRLLEDGDTVTVGHIVFKVLHTPGHTPGGISLYTDNAVFVGDTLFAGSIGRTDFPGGDFDTLIRSIHTKLFTLPEDVAVYAGHMEATTIGREKRYNPFCGIR
- the ispG gene encoding flavodoxin-dependent (E)-4-hydroxy-3-methylbut-2-enyl-diphosphate synthase, translating into MIRRKSRQIHVGKVPVGGDAPITVQSMTNTPTQDAAATVAQIRRLESAGCEIVRVAVPDQQAAEAIADIKARIHIPLIADIHFDYRLALEAARRGADGLRINPGNIGGQRKVQAVVDCARDLGLPIRIGVNAGSLEKDLLKTYNGATAQAMVESAMRHVALLERTGFDQIKISIKASDVPRTLEAYRLLAQRTEYPLHVGVTEAGSLYSGVVKSALGIGMLLAEGIGDTLRVSLTRDPVEEVRVGFEILKALGIRQRGPEIISCPTCGRCGIDLMSLVEQVDQALLTRTVPIKIAIMGCVVNGPGEAKEADIGVAGGKGQGILFQKGKVVRKVPQERLVEVLLDEVDKWEAEHLKKGTAIV
- the proS gene encoding proline--tRNA ligase, which gives rise to MTQKPKSAISPTRAEDYPEWYQQVVRASDMAERSPVRGCMVIKPWGYALWENIQRELDDMFKATGVQNAYFPLFIPLSFLEKEAEHVEGFAKECAVVTHHRLEKGPQGGLVPGGELTEPLVVRPTSETIIGDAFSKWISSYRDLPLLINQWANVVRWEMRTRIFLRTSEFLWQEGHTAHATAEEARERTAMMLDVYARMAEKFLAMPVIKGSKSAAERFPGAVDTQCIEAMMQDRKALQAGTSHFLGQNFAMASNIRFQSADEQEVFAWTTSWGASTRLIGGLIMTHSDDDGLILPPRVAPAQVVLLPIVHKEDDRPMVDAYTDQLAAQLRTVQYNGRPLRVEVDRRDIGGARGWDWIKKGVPLRVEIGPRDIANNAVFVGRRDKAHKEKTAMPRDSFIGQVDSLLDEIQVTLFERARRFREENTRTIDDFAAFRDYFTPENSEKPEIHGGFALAHWCGDAACENKIKEDLTVTIRCLPLDGEKEMGRCICCGKASGQRVVFAKAY